One Purpureocillium takamizusanense chromosome 1, complete sequence genomic window carries:
- a CDS encoding Dihydroxy-acid dehydratase (EggNog:ENOG503P18U~COG:E): MGGLSANKPLLPLLTGPMMPGSHRGERIGACTDCRSNWARFRAGTIDIEDISAVNDELAPTAGTCGVMGTASTMACLLAALGLIPLAAGASAPAVSAARLRVAEETGRNAVRMCSDVDAWRPQRVLTKESFINAVTVLQAIGGSTNAAVHLMAIVGRHPSVAGTITLGTIDEIGRRTPLLVDLKPSGENYMTDFHNSGGMLALLHRLKPLLELGAMTYTGRTLGEELTLQSPIPVPQHLSCIQPLSEPMYSSSSLVVLRGNLAPGGSVMKASASKDRRLLRHRGRAVVFAGPADLARRIDHPALDVTPDSVLLLQNIGPVGNPGMPEAGLIPIPRKLAEKGVLDMLRISDGRMSGTAGGTIALHISPESADPTSVFGVMRDGDVIVCDVERRLLEVDISDAEIQRRIWERQQKLQADTPWVAREQTRGYRGLYMRSVNQAQYGADFDFLTAAGPSK, encoded by the exons ATGGGCGGTCTCTCCGCCAACAAGCCCCTCCTTCCGCTCCTCACTGGCCCAATGATGCCCGGCTCCCACCGCGGCGAACGCATCGGTGCCTGCACCGACTGCCGCAGCAACTGGGCGCGCTTCAGGGCCGGGACCATCGACATCGAGGATATTTcggccgtcaacgacgagctGGCTCCTACCGCGGGCACCtgcggcgtcatgggcaccgccagcaccaTGGCCTgtctgctcgccgccctgggcctCATTCCgttggcggccggcgcgtccGCCCCGGCGGTTTCGGCTGCGCGACTGCGCGTGGCTGAGGAGACTGGCCGAAACGCGGTGCGCATGTGTAGTGACGTGGACGCATGGCGCCCGCAAAGGGTGCTGACCAAGGAGTCTTTCATCAACGCAGTGACTGTCCTACAAGCCATCGGTGGCTCCACCAATGCAGCAGTTCACCTCATGGCCATCGTGGGCCGACACCCAAGCGTGGCCGGAACCATCACGTTGGGTACCATCGATGAGATTGGCCGACGGACGCCGCTCCTCGTAGACCTGAAGCCGAGTGGGGAGAATTACATGACTGATTTCCATAACTCTG GTGGCATGCTTGCGCTCCTTCACCGTTTGAAGCCTCTTCTTGAGCTTGGCGCCATGACATACACCGGAAGAACCCTTGGTGAAGAACTCACATTGCAAAGTCCAATTCCGGTTCCCCAGCATCTGAGCTGTATCCAGCCCTTGTCCGAGCCGATGTATTCGTCATCATCACTTGTCGTCCTCAGGGGCAACCTAGCACCTGGTGGCTCCGTTATGAAAGCCAGCGCCTCCAAGGACCGTCGCCTGCTTCGTCACCGTGGCCGTGCCGTTGTCTTTGCGGGCCCTGCCGACCTGGCTAGACGCATCGACCACCCCGCGCTCGATGTCACTCCAGACAGTGTTCTCTTGCTGCAGAACATAGGCCCTGTTGGAAACCCAGGAATGCCCGAGGCAGGACTGATCCCGATCCCCCGGAAGCTGGCGGAGAAGGGGGTGCTGGATATGCTTCGGATCTCCGACGGTCGTATGAGCGGCACTGCTGGTGGCACCATCGCTTTGCACATTTCTCCTGAGAGCGCGGACCCAACGTCTGTGTTCGGCGTCATGCGCGATGGTGACGTGATTGTCTGCGACGTAGAGAGGCGATTGCTGGAGGTAGACATCTCCGATGCGGAGATACAGCGCAGGATATGGGAGCGGCAGCAAAAGCTGCAGGCAGATACGCCTTGGGTTGCGAGGGAGCAAACCAGGGGTTATCGCGGGCTGTACATGCGATCAGTCAACCAGGCGCAGTACGGCGCTGACTTTGACTTTCTCACTGCGGCAGGGCCCTCAAAATGA
- a CDS encoding uncharacterized protein (EggNog:ENOG503P3ZY~COG:Q), giving the protein MASSQAGDDRSGSGSSSNNNSPEATIRRTAHVQALLERLLQGSPIYGLILPTIRLESASHDGLVVTSLTLTPTHVNSKGGLHGAVSATIIDFTTGLAIAATDLRETTGASVDMHISYLSTARVGDRVRVETRAERVGGSLAFVTVRIVKVDDDAAEGREVVVTMGQHTKYVRGTAPPQLPPPTPMMGN; this is encoded by the coding sequence ATGGCGTCGtcccaggccggcgacgacagaagcggcagcggcagcagcagcaacaacaacagccccGAAGCGACAATCCGGCGCACGGCACACGTCCAAGCGCTGCTGGAGCGCCTCCTGCAAGGCAGCCCCATCTACGGGCTCATCCTGCCGACGATCCGGCTCGAGTCGGCGTCGCACGACGGGCTGGTGGTGACGTCGCTGAcgctgacgccgacgcacGTCAACAGCAAGGGCGGCTtgcacggcgccgtgtcggccaccatcatcgactTCACCACGGGCCTGGCCATCGCGGCGACGGACCTGCgcgagacgacgggcgcgagcgTCGACATGCACATCAGCTACCTCAGCacggcgcgcgtcggcgacagGGTGCGCGTCGAGACGCGCGCGGAGAGGGTGGGCGGGAGCTTGGCGTTTGTGACGGTCAGGATCGTAAAGgtggatgacgatgccgccgaagGTCGTGAGGTTGTCGTTACCATGGGGCAGCACACGAAATACGTGAGaggcaccgcgccgccgcagctgccgccgccgacgcccatgaTGGGGAATTAG
- a CDS encoding uncharacterized protein (COG:S~EggNog:ENOG503P494), whose protein sequence is MSGAPGPRPTLDHIVILVSQDTLQTIPDRLRDVLVVAPGGIHAGGLTSNKLILLADGVYIEFIAFFDGVDPEQRRRHRWGNLKENSIIDWAYTLPHEGGFGAVQQRVADAQAGYTYDDPVAGGRTKPNSTTIRWAVATGRTSDGSPSWPGWMPFWCLDRTPRNLRVPYEEHPEQVHHPCGARGVSSLSLAVPWQHLTPLGKVYDAVHNAPSTVSVYGIERYWHFGVPSESTDGKHAILLSGTDGASGMRLTLQGDGRGRTSLELLPGLLVEVE, encoded by the coding sequence ATGTCTGGCGCACCTGGTCCGCGGCCGACGCTCGACCATATCGTCATACTCGTGTCACAGGACACGCTCCAGACTATCCCCGATCGGCTCCGAGACGtgctcgtcgttgccccGGGGGGCATCCATGCCGGCGGGCTCACGTCCAACAAACTCATCCTCCTGGCCGATGGCGTCTACATCGAATTCATCGCCTTTTTCGACGGCGTTGACCCCGAGCAACGGAGGCGACACCGCTGGGGAAACCTAAAGGAGAACAGCATCATCGACTGGGCGTACACGTTACCCCACGAAGGCGGCTTCGGGGCTGTGCAGCAACGTGTCGCCGATGCGCAAGCAGGCTACACCTACGACGATCCGGTGGCCGGCGGGAGAACGAAGCCAAACAGTACGACGATACGGTGGGCCGTCGCCACTGGACGGACAAGCGATGGGAGCCCGTCCTGGCCCGGATGGATGCCGTTCTGGTGCCTGGACCGCACGCCGCGGAATCTACGGGTGCCGTATGAAGAACATCCGGAGCAGGTACATCATCCGTGCGGCGCGAGAGGCGTTTCGTCGCTATCGCTGGCGGTACCCTGGCAGCATCTCACGCCGCTCGGCAAGGTGTACGATGCCGTCCACAACGCGCCGAGCACCGTGTCGGTATACGGGATAGAGCGGTACTGGCATTTTGGGGTCCCGTCCGAGTCGACCGATGGAAAGCATGCCATCTTGCTGTCGGGGACAGACGGCGCATCCGGGATGCGACTCACCTTGCagggagacgggcgagggcggacCTCGCTGGAGCTGTTGCCGGGATTACTCGTCGAGGTGGAGTGA
- a CDS encoding uncharacterized protein (EggNog:ENOG503P8T2) has translation MSITQTAYPSLEAAKAAANDMAKTQGFALATRTSKMDGAGVVKYLILRCSKAGQFRQDPNVLSTHETKRRCRKTSQKTGCKLTVITSYNGALNKWLVRMPSGSGHNHALLPPQAHTKYRIEAVTARLGDIVALYNDGIALVDIAARLRAAAAPDDDIATITSQDVRNARSRHRRDEEMAYTP, from the coding sequence ATGTCCATTACGCAAACCGCCTATCCGAGCCTCGAAGCCGCCAAGGCTGCCGCCAATGACATGGCCAAGACGCAAGGCTTTGCCCTGGCCACGCGCACGAGCAAAatggacggcgccggcgtcgtcaagtACCTCATCCTGCGCTGCTCCAAGGCAGGGCAGTTTCGTCAAGATCCCAATGTCCTCTCGACCCACGAGACCAAGAGGCGGTGTAGAAAGACATCGCAAAAGACCGGCTGTAAGCTCACCGTCATCACCAGCTACAACGGGGCCTTGAACAAGTGGCTCGTGCGGATGCCCAGCGGCTCGGGCCACAATCACGCTctcttgccgccgcaggcTCACACAAAGTACCGCATCGAGGCAGTGACGGCACGACTGGGCGACATAGTCGCTCTATacaacgacggcatcgcgctAGTCGACATCGCTGCGCGGCtccgtgccgctgccgcgcccgaTGACGATATCGCCACCATCACGAGCCAGGACGTCAGGAACGCCCGATCACGCCACAGGAGAGACGAGGAAATGGCATATACCCCTTGA
- a CDS encoding uncharacterized protein (COG:S~EggNog:ENOG503P4YC), producing the protein MTVIHIVLFKFRPDVSESHKAAFVRELKTLRRLPCVLNQRLVVGGPSVTDPIERSKGYHFALLSFHRDRAALEAYQASDEHHRVTSTYLWPYKEDVTRFDFEVDAEDEPMCEWLATSLLKGACGNGNKEGDDGTAPPA; encoded by the exons ATGACTGTCATTCACATCG TGCTCTTCAAGTTCCGGCCGGACGTCTCCGAGTCACACAAGGCCGCATTTGTGCGCGAGCTCAagacgctgcgccgcctgccctgcGTGCTGAACcagcgactcgtcgtcggggggCCGTCGGTGACGGATCCCATCGAGCGCAGCAAGGGGTACCATTTCGCGCTGCTGAGCTTCCACCGCGAcagggcggcgctggaggcgTACCAGGCGAGCGACGAGCACCACCG GGTTACAAGCACGTACCTGTGGCCGTACAAAGAGGACGTCACGAGGTTCGACTTTGAGgtggacgccgaggacgagcccaTGTGCGAGTGGCTGGCGACGTCCTTGTTGAAGGGCGCCTGCGGAAACGGAAACaaagagggcgacgacggcacggcgccgcctgcatga
- a CDS encoding Dihydroxy-acid dehydratase (EggNog:ENOG503P18U~COG:E), translating into MDDGQQPSQSRGFNAEAATTNPDYDLSQSIASSSSSAVGLRQGLTSYGDAHFSLFLRKVFIKALGYGEDALARPIVGIINTHSGFNPCHANVPQLIDAVKRGVQLSGGLAVEFPTISLHESFSSPTSMFLRNLMSMDTEEMIRAQPCDVVVAIGGCDKTVPAQLMGGLSANKPLLPLLTGPMMPGSHRGERIGACTDCRSNWARFRAGTIDIEDISAVNDELAPTAGTCGVMGTASTMACLLAALGLIPLAAGASAPAVSAARLRVAEETGRNAVRMCSDVDAWRPQRVLTKESFINAVTVLQAIGGSTNAAVHLMAIVGRHPSVAGTITLGTIDEIGRRTPLLVDLKPSGENYMTDFHNSGGMLALLHRLKPLLELGAMTYTGRTLGEELTLQSPIPVPQHLSCIQPLSEPMYSSSSLVVLRGNLAPGGSVMKASASKDRRLLRHRGRAVVFAGPADLARRIDHPALDVTPDSVLLLQNIGPVGNPGMPEAGLIPIPRKLAEKGVLDMLRISDGRMSGTAGGTIALHISPESADPTSVFGVMRDGDVIVCDVERRLLEVDISDAEIQRRIWERQQKLQADTPWVAREQTRGYRGLYMRSVNQAQYGADFDFLTAAGPSK; encoded by the exons ATGGACGACGGTCAGCAACCCTCGCAGTCACGGGGATTCAACGCAgaagcggcgacgaccaacCCCGACTACGACCTGTCGCAGTCCAtcgcttcctcctcctcctccgccgtcggcctgcgCCAGGGCCTGACCTCGTACGGCGACGCCCACTTCAGCTTGTTCCTTCGCAAGGTCTTCATCAAGGCGCTCGGgtacggcgaggacgccctGGCGCGGCccatcgtcggcatcatcaacacgCACTCGGGCTTCAACCCGTGCCACGCCAACGTGCCCCAGCTCATCGATGCAGTCAAGCGCGGCGTACAGCTGAGCGGCGGGTTGGCCGTCGAGTTCCCGACCATCAGCCTGCACGAGAGCTTCTCCTCACCGACGAGCATGTTCCTGCGCAACTTGATGAGCATGGACACGGAGGAAATGATTCGGGCCCAGCCTTGTGATGTTGTCGTTGCTATAGGAG GATGCGACAAGACTGTCCCCGCGCAGCTCATGGGCGGTCTCTCCGCCAACAAGCCCCTCCTTCCGCTCCTCACTGGCCCAATGATGCCCGGCTCCCACCGCGGCGAACGCATCGGTGCCTGCACCGACTGCCGCAGCAACTGGGCGCGCTTCAGGGCCGGGACCATCGACATCGAGGATATTTcggccgtcaacgacgagctGGCTCCTACCGCGGGCACCtgcggcgtcatgggcaccgccagcaccaTGGCCTgtctgctcgccgccctgggcctCATTCCgttggcggccggcgcgtccGCCCCGGCGGTTTCGGCTGCGCGACTGCGCGTGGCTGAGGAGACTGGCCGAAACGCGGTGCGCATGTGTAGTGACGTGGACGCATGGCGCCCGCAAAGGGTGCTGACCAAGGAGTCTTTCATCAACGCAGTGACTGTCCTACAAGCCATCGGTGGCTCCACCAATGCAGCAGTTCACCTCATGGCCATCGTGGGCCGACACCCAAGCGTGGCCGGAACCATCACGTTGGGTACCATCGATGAGATTGGCCGACGGACGCCGCTCCTCGTAGACCTGAAGCCGAGTGGGGAGAATTACATGACTGATTTCCATAACTCTG GTGGCATGCTTGCGCTCCTTCACCGTTTGAAGCCTCTTCTTGAGCTTGGCGCCATGACATACACCGGAAGAACCCTTGGTGAAGAACTCACATTGCAAAGTCCAATTCCGGTTCCCCAGCATCTGAGCTGTATCCAGCCCTTGTCCGAGCCGATGTATTCGTCATCATCACTTGTCGTCCTCAGGGGCAACCTAGCACCTGGTGGCTCCGTTATGAAAGCCAGCGCCTCCAAGGACCGTCGCCTGCTTCGTCACCGTGGCCGTGCCGTTGTCTTTGCGGGCCCTGCCGACCTGGCTAGACGCATCGACCACCCCGCGCTCGATGTCACTCCAGACAGTGTTCTCTTGCTGCAGAACATAGGCCCTGTTGGAAACCCAGGAATGCCCGAGGCAGGACTGATCCCGATCCCCCGGAAGCTGGCGGAGAAGGGGGTGCTGGATATGCTTCGGATCTCCGACGGTCGTATGAGCGGCACTGCTGGTGGCACCATCGCTTTGCACATTTCTCCTGAGAGCGCGGACCCAACGTCTGTGTTCGGCGTCATGCGCGATGGTGACGTGATTGTCTGCGACGTAGAGAGGCGATTGCTGGAGGTAGACATCTCCGATGCGGAGATACAGCGCAGGATATGGGAGCGGCAGCAAAAGCTGCAGGCAGATACGCCTTGGGTTGCGAGGGAGCAAACCAGGGGTTATCGCGGGCTGTACATGCGATCAGTCAACCAGGCGCAGTACGGCGCTGACTTTGACTTTCTCACTGCGGCAGGGCCCTCAAAATGA
- a CDS encoding uncharacterized protein (COG:C~EggNog:ENOG503Q3H0): MAEESQQQPRIYVAASEARRLMQDILQGNGVPPENASIVARCLVAADLRGVDTHGMNRIPSYMERIRQGVLAASASPSVQQVTPVVAHVDGHNGFGFVAAHAGMAAAITSARTYGIGLASVKHSNHFGMSAWAVQQALDANMMSLVFTNSSPALPAWGGKSKLMGVSPIACGAPGKGPMKDFILDMAPSVAARGKIYKAKRRGEKIPLDWALDAEGRPTDDPEAALGGVMLPMGGPKGSALSIMMDVFSGVLSGSAFAGHVTNPYDPSRPADVGHFLVVIKPDLFMDLDEFRERMQYLYDRVVGSDKAAGVERIYFPGEIEQLTQLEREKTGIPLVQAEVDALNEEAERVSARRLEPLA, translated from the coding sequence ATGGCAGAGGaaagccagcagcagcctcgcaTATatgtcgccgcctcggagGCGCGCCGGCTGATGCAAGACATTCTTCAAGGAAATGGCGTGCCCCCTGAGAATGCATCCATCGTAGCCCGCTGTCTTGTTGCTGCCGACCTCCGCGGCGTGGACACGCACGGCATGAATCGCATCCCCTCTTACATGGAGCGCATCCGGCAGggcgtgctcgccgccagcgccagcccgtccgtccagcaGGTCACTCCCGTGGTGGCGCACGTCGACGGTCACAACggcttcggcttcgtcgcggcgcatgccggcatggccgcggccatcACCTCGGCTCGCACGTACGGCATCGGTCTCGCGAGCGTCAAGCACTCGAACCACTTTGGTATGAGCGCGTGGGCCGTccagcaggcgctcgacgcaAACATGATGAGCCTCGTCTTTACCAACTCGAGCCCAGCGCTGCCCGCGTGGGGCGGCAAGAGCAAGCTCATGGGCGTTTCCCCCATCgcctgcggcgcgcccggGAAGGGACCCATGAAGGACTTCATCCTCGACATGGCAccctcggtggcggcgcgtggcAAGATCTACAAGGCCAAGCGCCGAGGCGAGAAGATTCCGCTTGACTGGGCACTGGATGCAGAGGGCCGTCCGACCGACGATCCGGAGGcagcgctgggcggcgttATGCTGCCCATGGGAGGGCCAAAGGGCTCGGCTTTGTCCATCATGATGGACGTCTTCTCAGGGGTCTTGTCGGGCTCGGCATTCGCAGGCCACGTCACGAACCCCTACGACCCGTCACGGCCGGCCGATGTCGGCcacttcctcgtcgtcatcaagCCGGACCTGTTCATGGACCTGGACGAGTTTCGGGAGCGGATGCAGTACCTCTACGACAGAGTCGTGGGGTccgacaaggcggcgggcgtcgagcggATATACTTTCCCGGAGAGATTGAGCAATTGACACAACTGGAACGGGAGAAAACGGGCATTCCGCTCGTCCAAGCCGAGGTTGACGCGCTGAATGAAGAGGCTGAGAGGGTGTCTGCGAGGAGACTCGAGCCGTTGGCATAG
- a CDS encoding uncharacterized protein (COG:S~EggNog:ENOG503P9T8~SECRETED:SignalP(1-18~SECRETED:cutsite=ARA-CD~SECRETED:prob=0.8218)), with product MRTSSSLSLLALVAAARACDSVSPCQKSADAVPVCAKSCIESAAVTAAKCQTADYACQCSKSDVIQGAALACVTDGCGLETALQVVTSVQALCSCVTASPTTPCTSATATTTPTGGPGSTSTGGSATPTSTETVSRTTTSSGGSSGTGSSSTGPVTSSSGGATTTVVQTDTTTLPCSTSSASSAPGSASSSSSGAETSAVSTGGQPCPGCTGVKTSTTAGGSGGGGGGGRSSSGGASPTQSVPVTASAGRSELSIVAAVFATFWAVAIAL from the coding sequence ATGCGAACCTCATCCTCGTTGAGTCTCTTggccctcgtggccgccgcccgagcctgCGACTCGGTCTCGCCCTGCCAAAAgtcggccgacgccgtccccgTGTGCGCCAAGTCGTGCATCGAGTCGGCCGCCGTGACGGCCGCCAAGTGCCAGACGGCCGACTACGCGTGCCAGTGCTCCAAGAGCGACGTGATCCAGGGGGCCGCGCTGGCGTGCGTCACCGACGGCTGCGGCCTCGAGACGGCCCTGCAGGTAGTGACTTCGGTGCAGGCTTTGTGCAGCTGCGTCACGgccagcccgacgacgccttgtacgagcgccacggccaccacgacACCGACGGGCGGCCCCGGCAGCACCTCGACTGGTGGCTCTGCTACCCCGACGTCGACGGAGACTGTgtccaggacgacgacgtcctcgggGGGCAGCTCGGGGActggaagcagcagcacggggcccgtcacctcgtcgtcggggggAGCCACGACGACTGTTGTGCAGACGGACACGACCACGCTGCCCTGCTCGACTTCTTCCGCCAGCTCCGCCCCCGgatccgcctcctcgtcctcgtccgggGCAGAGACCTCGGCGGTCAGCACCGGCGGTCAGCCTTGCCCTGGATGCACGGGCGTCAAGACGTCCACTACCGCCGGAggtagtggcggcggcggcggcggcggcaggagcagcagcggtggcgCGTCCCCAACCCAGAGCGTGCCggtgacggcctcggccggccgctCTGAGCTCAGTATCGTGGCGGCTGTCTTTGCCACGTTCTGGGCGGTTGCGATTGCTCTTTAA
- a CDS encoding uncharacterized protein (EggNog:ENOG503NXN9~COG:Q): MSNPMFRLDGKVALVIGLGQSGSSPSSSSSSSDGEGWGIGAACAVSLARQGATIFGGNRTLASARRTVEAVEAVSSSGRACVVVETDATSSASVKALVDACLARHGRIDILVANVGQSQPGTAATMAEEVWEAQMQVNLTSAYLALHHALPVMEQAQRTGRDSGDSKGSGGGGGGSIICVSSIAGLRHIGKDQIAYNTAKAALLQLVRATAVSYAGRGVRVNAVVPGLMDTPYTRALADRFAAVKEEGGSYEAFCRTRDAQVPMGRMGDAWDVACAVVFLASDEARYVTGQKIVVDGGITCSTGRT; this comes from the coding sequence ATGTCGAACCCAATGTTTCGACTCGACGGCAaagtcgccctcgtcatcggcctcgggcagTCGGGctcctccccatcctcctcctcctcctcctctgaTGGCGAGGGCTGGGGCATCGGGGCCGCGTGCGCcgtctccctcgcccgccagggCGCCACCATCTTCGGCGGCAACCGCACgctcgcctcggcgcggcgcaccgtcgaggccgtcgaggccgtctcctcctccgggcgggcgtgcgtcgtggtcgagacggacgccacgagctcggcgtcggtcaaggcgctcgtcgacgcgtgCCTCGCGCGGCACGGGCGCatcgacatcctcgtcgccaacgtcggGCAGTCGCAGCCCGGGACAgcggcgaccatggcggagGAGGTGTGGGAGGCGCAGATGCAGGTCAACCTGACGAGCGCGTATCTTGCGTTGCACCACGCGCTGCCCGTGATGGAGCAGGCCCAGCGCACGGGACGCGATAGCGGCGATAGCaaaggcagcggcggaggcggaggaggctcCATCATCTGCGTGTCGAgcatcgccggcctgcgACACATCGGCAAGGACCAGATCGCGTACaacacggccaaggcggcgctgctgcagctggtgcgcgcgacggccgtgtcGTACGCGGGCCGCGGGGTGCGCGTCAACGCCGTGGTGCCGGGCCTCATGGACACGCCGTacacgcgcgcgctggcggatcgcttcgccgccgtcaaggaggagggcggcagcTACGAGGCGTTTTGCAGGACGCGCGACGCGCAGGTCCCCATGGGGAGGATGGGCGACGCCTGGGACGTGGCCTGTGCGGTCGTGTTCCTGGCgtcggacgaggcgcggTATGTGACGGGGCAGAAGATTGTTGTCGATGGTGGCATCACGTGCTCGACGGGGAGGACTTGA
- a CDS encoding uncharacterized protein (COG:B~EggNog:ENOG503NW31) → MADAAGRMQTPTGTPSRQTQQQHRRPRLRLACLRCQRRKIRCDGQLPTCKNCQNAGASCTDGQSARLKDLPRAYIVALKDRISWLESILQERCPDIDLSDGPCCAYNGDGPEESTPVNTSSETLDNTRITPLNPGVASQQQASAADLFPEHARQAGRSAVGAMNANPLSHEIGLVSLGTNLDSRYIGPSSGYFLARVMLTGQYRATSPPSRDSAFSTRLVEAAHGPLDLPQKEMAEELCDQFFELIHPQYPVLHRPTFTTTLSNMYGRGEQDPLSAFQVYMVLAISCRLKSGLPGESYCMSALKHFDRLNVENSLQGLQCLILLTLFAMHSPSVRLNVWYLNYQCIAAVLDLGLQRNITTRSGISLFEQEMRTRIFWVVFTLDRAIATMMGRPIGLRDEACELRLPEGLDDAALASSQQSRPLASNASYNPIAYSVHLFRLARINSEIKYVANSIVRDAPAYAYPTVIDIHEWQRGVLRQLDEWANEIPPSNELQALHMRLICQQRYHSLRMVLLRPSPAIPKPTTEAVEQCYHSAQECLHIFDKLYRKNLLVHSWTTFYSLALSTLTLLYCLKTVAKIAQDADITTLMSDLNISSSILSATGEHWSGAKRCRDILNDLGRSIIRQLVESGRQIESPTTQRRRTRSTVIAEQGNALTGLPGCDNTVTPAAVNVNLETAGVFEIPMNLFDDFLTTGSFADYLDGSDTNMDMMMQGLFDDFGSNRGNSG, encoded by the exons ATGGCCGACGCTGCCGGGCGCATGCAGACGCCGACGGGCACACCAAGTCGGCAAacccaacaacagcaccgaCGGCCGCGACTGCGGTTGGCCTGTCTCCGGTGCCAGCGGCGCAAGATTCGT TGTGATGGCCAGTTGCCCACATGCAAGAACTGCCAGAATGCCGGCGCATCCTGCACCGATGGGCAAAGTGCGCGGCTCAAGGACCTGCCCCGGGCATATATCGTGGCTCTCAAGGATCGTATATCATGGCTAGAGTCCATCCTACAGGAAAGATGTCCCGACATCGACTTATCCGATGGGCCATGCTGCGCCTACAATGGAGACGGCCCTGAAGAGAGCACCCCCGTCAACACGAGCAGCGAGACCCTCGACAACACCCGGATAACGCCTCTCAACCCCGGAGTCGCGTCTCAGCAGCAGGCCTCTGCTGCCGACCTTTTCCCAGAGCACGCAAGGCAAGCAGGCCGATCAGCCGTTGGAGCTATGAATGCCAACCCTCTCTCCCATGAAATCGGCCTTGTGTCTCTAGGCACAAACCTCGACTCGCGATACATTGGCCCCTCGAGCGGATATTTTCTTGCGCGCGTCATGCTCACTGGTCAATATCGGGCAACTTCACCACCCAGCCGCGACTCTGCATTCTCTACTAGACTCGTGGAAGCTGCCCACGGGCCCCTTGATCTTCCTCAGAAAGagatggccgaggagctATGTGATCAATTCTTCGAGCTAATCCATCCACAATATCCGGTACTGCATCGCCCGACATTCACTACCACCCTGAGCAACATGTATGGGCGAGGCGAACAAGACCCCCTGTCAGCTTTCCAGGTCTACATGGTCCTTGCCATCTCTTGTCGCCTCAAATCAGGTCTACCAGGAGAGTCATACTGCATGTCAGCGCTAAAGCACTTTGATCGCCTCAACGTCGAAAATTCCCTTCAAGGCCTACAGTGCCTAATACTTCTCACGTTATTTGCCATGCACAGCCCGAGTGTTCGACTGAATGTGTGGTATCTCAACTACCAGTGCATCGCGGCCGTGCTAGATCTCGGCCTACAGCGGAACATAACCACCCGTTCTGGGATATCGTTGTTCGAGCAAGAGATGAGAACAAGAATATTCTGGGTGGTCTTTACTTTAGACCGAGCCATtgcgacgatgatggggcGCCCCATAGGTCTCAGGGACGAGGCGTGCGAGTTAAGG CTGCCCGAAGGGTTAGATGACGCCGCTCTTGCGTCGAGCCAACAGTCGCGGCCTTTGGCTTCGAATGCATCGTACAATCCAATAGCATATTCAGTTCACCTCTTCCGACTTGCTAGAATCAATTCGGAGATAAAGTACGTGGCCAACAGTATCGTTCGCGACGCCCCAGCGTACGCCTACCCTACGGTTATCGACATTCACGAATGGCAAAGGGGTGTTTTGCGGCAGCTCGATGAATGGGCAAATGAGATCCCACCGAGCAATGAGTTGCAAGCGCTCCATATGAGACTCATCTGCCAGCAACGCTATCATTCCTTGCGCATGGTCCTCCTACGGCCCAGTCCCGCCATCCCAAAGCCCACCACCGAAGCGGTGGAACAGTGCTACCACAGCGCCCAGGAATGCCTTCACATATTCGACAAGTTGTATCGTAAGAATCTTTTGGTACACAGCTGGACGACATTCTATTCTTTGGCGCTCAGCACATTGACTCTACTCTATTGCCTGAAAACGGTGGCCAAGATTGCACAGGACGCGGATATTACAACCCTGATGTCTGACCTGAATATCAGCTCAAGTATACTGAGTGCGACAGGGGAACATTGGTCAGGAGCAAAGCGCTGCCGCGATATTCTGAACGACCTGGGCCGATCGATAATCCGACAACTAGTCGAGTCCGGGCGTCAGATTGAATCACCCACGACACAGCGGCGTCGAACGAGGAGCACAGTAATTGCCGAGCAGGGCAACGCGTTGACGGGTTTGCCGGGATGCGACAACACGGTGACACCAGCCGCGGTGAATGTCAACCtggagacggcgggcgtATTTGAGATACCTATGAACCTCTTTGATGATTTTCTCACTACCGGCTCATTCGCCGACTATCTGGATGGGAGCGACACAAACATGGACATGATGATGCAGGGGTTGTTTGACGATTTCGGCTCGAATAGAGGCAACTCTGGCTGA